CGGAGAAAAACAGAtacacttagggcatctccaacaggcgcgtcAAACTAGCGCCGCGCCACAAAATCCCCccttttagcgcgcgcgcaaccggAATAGTTGCTCCAGCGGGCGCGCGAAAACCGCGCGCGCGGCATACGTAGTCCAGCGCGCGGGCCGAAACGCAAtcgcgcgccgcttatttgctgcgcccgctcccgcgcgctggactctTGCGCGCTCGCTCGCACCTCCCACCCCCCcttcagccgcgccgccgccgccgaccgcgccacctggcgaccgttccggcgcttccccggcctatccccgcccCGCGCGCGCTTTCTCCGGCCCCCCTCTAGTCCCGCTGCCCCGCGCGCGTGCTAgtcctccgacgaacagcgcccgcgcgctcgctgccgctcggcgcccgcaaggtgttcgacaaaacgcctagAAGGTATGTATTTCTCAAAAGCCATGAATTCCgtgcatgttgattgtagttttGTATTTATAGCATAGTAttcaacattgtagatgagttcgtcgtatgattcttttgaagaagaatttgatacgaaagaggaggaggatcttgcaatgatcctagctatgcatattaataaaaaaccgaagcacggtggttcggttatgggtcgtcaaaaaatttggagggataggatcgatgtCCACAATAGATTGATCATGCATTATTTtgcggagaatcccacataccccgggtcgtattttcgtcgccggtttaggatgagcaccgagttgttcaggcgcattgcagagaaactagtgAGCAATGACCgctttttcagcaaaggaggaatgccgtcggagagctcgggcatagcacctttcagaaggtgacagcctctttgcgtatgttggcatacggtataccggctgatctagttgatgatcacttggctatgggtgagagccaagccatcatgtgtgtcaagcgcttcgcagtcggaattgtgcaagtgtttggcgatGAGTATTTGAAATCTCCCAACGCTGAAGACGTCGCAAGGCTTTTagcgatgaacaaagctcgcggttttcctggcatgcttggctcaatagattgcatgcattgggcttggaagaattgtccaaaggcatggcatgggcaattccacggccaaaaaagggttccactataatccttgaagcggtggccgatcaagagacttggatttggcatgcattttttggaatgcctggatctttgaatgacatcaatgttgtcaactggtcaccactgatgagtaagattgcaaatggagagttgccaccggtgcagtttgtagcaaatggccgtacatacaactatggctattatctagcggatggcatctatccaaagtggcaaacctttgtcaagccgttgaaaaagccagaaggtaagaaaaatcttgatttccacaatgctcaggcggcggctagaaaagatgtggagagagcttttgggattttgcaagcccaatttgctattgtgagaggaccggctagattttggatcagaagatgctttggtacataatgcacgcttgtgtgatcatgcacaacatgatcatcgagaatgagcgtggccaagatgtagactactctcagtatgagttcttgggacatcccgtgcgagtgtgATGGAGGGCTaaaagggtggcccgttttgttgcctcctatcatgccattcgacgtcccACAGCGCATAATGATCTTCAaaaggatctcattgaggagtggtgggcatgaaatggacgacaaagagcatcatgatttgtgcgttcgttattgtattgttgaactatttgttgtgtttaattgcactatttgttgtattgaacgataaaaactgtttgtttgagttgtaataaatgaaattgaactatttatttttgtttgttttgatctttttgcttctgttttcgAATGCATATATTGTTTGTGCGAGTCACGCGCGCTACATTTTGGCGCACTGCTGGAGCGGTgcacgcgcgctgcattttagcgcggttGCTGGAGCCAGCGttgcgcgccgcgccaaaccagacGATGCGCGCGTGGCATATCTGTCTTTTGCGCGCGACGCGaccggcgcctgttggagatgctcttatgatcTAGAGATAGGCCTCACAGCAACCCCTCCTTTGTGCCCACTACTTTGCTACTGTGGTAGTATAAGTAGGAGAGCTCTCAGCTACGTACGCACCATGCATTGCACCCAAAGTTCCAAACCCAACTGATCGAGTAAGCACAATATAAGTTATCAACACAACCCCCGAGATCGATTTGACTGACACCATGAGCCTGATGAAGGAGGCGTCCTCGCTGTGCAAGCTCGGCTTCGATGTCGACAAGGGCGCGGGCTTCTTCCGCCAGGTTCCATCGCCCGTCCACGATGGGGAACTGATCGCGCTGCGGCCTTGTGAGCGGCTCACCAAGGTCTCCGTCATCGGAGCTGGCAACGTGGGCATGGCGATCGCGCAGACCATCCTCACGGAGGGCCTCGCCGACGAGATCGCGCTCGTGGACGCAGAGGCCGACAGGGTCCGCGGCGAGATGCTGGACCTGCAGCACGCCGCGGCATTCCTCCCACGCGTCCGCATCGTCGCAGGCACCGACGTGCTCGCGCTCACCAGGAGCTCCGACCTGGCCATCATCACGGTGCccagggagacggcggcggcgtcgCGGATGGACCAGCTGAGGAGGAACGTGGCGCTGCTGAGGGAGGTCATGCCGACGGTGGCGGAGGGGTCGCCCGAGTCGCTACTGCTGGTGGTGTCGAACCCGGTGGACGTGCTGGCGTATGCGGCATGGAAGCTGTCGGGGTTCCCGTCGAGCCGCGTGATCGGCTCCGGCACGGACCTCGACTCCGCCAGGCTGCGGTGCCTCCTGGCCGAGCACCTCGACGTGGGCGCGCAGGACATGCAGGCGTACATGGTCAGCGAGCATGGAGACGGCGCGCTGGCGCTGTGGTGGAGCATCCGCGTCGGCGGCATGCCGGTGCTGAGCTACCTCCAGAAGACCCACTCGTTGTTCGATGCGGTGGGCTGCGCGGGCGAGGTGATCGGCCTCAAGGGGTACACGTCCTGGGCCATCGGCTACTCGGCGGCCAGCCTGGCCCGGTCGCTCCTCCGCGACCAGCGGCGCGTCCACCCGGTGTCGGTGCTCGCCAAGGGGTTCGTCCCCGGCGACACCCACGAGGTCTTCCTTAGCCTCCCGGCCAGGCTCGGGCGCCGCGGCGTGCTCGGGATTGTTGgcaatatgagcaaattactacgagatttaatccaaataaacagaagataaattatgaccacagcagcagagattaaactaatcatgcgaactagcatagtagatgaacatatcacatctagggcacatactagaaacatgaattctaccacgatctcgaacaggaaggacagaatcacatacggtgcagcgggtgcagcaccgccggcgttgacgttgtcgcccatgtcgtcgaggatgaggttgccaaggtcggggaagaagtcgtcgttcgcgaagtcgtcgctgccaacagtcgcgcgagtgcgctccccaaaaacctgatcacccctctcccgtacaggatcacgagaggcggagttccggaggcctactgtcccttctcacggtgcacgccggaaggagggatggagaagacttgcttggcggcgcaatgatctggaacggtggtgagaaaccatacgaagcagcggtggctagggtagacgtctgcctggctatatagtgcgggccgggtaggtcgtgggagtaaaccccacgttcgagtcgtcacgatccaaaagaatcagaaacggttcagtaattaacgcgtccgttgattattaattaatgactcattaattttcccatgcagtaaaaatatagacaacgtgcatagctctgtcctcggctcggctcaatcccgctacccgcggcgcgtcgtggcgaagcgagcaaagaggaggagcgcgcgtgtaggtctcctcttctcatgctcatacaagtggtagaagagctcaccttataaagaggtgcaactctctctcaacttccggggtgggactaaactttagcctcactcactccactcacatgtgtgcatgaatgggccaagagaatttcggaattttagttgggctttgggccaaaggcctactagaaaaattccaacaatcccccacaaagtatcattggcacatctcatcatttagttccaaaacattgttttatatgtcggtgcttagtggagactgtgaagttgaacttccacttagaaatttatgctacactagatcacaacttgaatagtggactatgccttgaactacaagttttctgtgaaactagtttcacacaaattcttgaccgatactgggctgccgcaaggcttccccgcggatggagcgtatacgtcatactccagggcctttcatgaatttattagagaacacccaattctcacagactgcgacgttaacagtcaaattcatataggtgtgttcctcagaagatgttctgcaggacaacatctctgcttacccgaataagccacttggaacacattaagataagtatcaacctgccatgcagatcaggagagtattgcatcttcacggagtgggataattaatatagggatactctcctcccagctgaccaacagcttgtctcccacttctacttcacgggatctccgatcacatagagtgggttaccactatggacaactcatgcggtgggtctcaaacccatctccatcgatgcattatctatcacattacgtgatagaccctttgtgaagggatctgccaagtttttcgacgtttggatataatccaacgtaataactccggagttcctcaattttctgacagattttagtctcctcttcacatgccttgaggacttcatattgtccttagaactgtttatcttgacgatcacagtttgattatcacagttcatcaggatagggggtattggtttttcaaccataggtaagtccatcaagagttcacgaagccactctgcttcaacagtggcagtgtctaatgctgtgagttctgcttccatagttgacctcgttaagatggtctgcttgcaagacttccaggaaacagcgccaccaccaagtgtaaaaacataaccacttgtggccttaatctcatcagcatcagatatccagtttgagtcactataaccctccagtacccttggatacccggtgtagtgaatcccatagctcgcggtgcctttcaaatagcgcataactctctcaagcgcatgccaatgatcatctcccggttttgacacaaaccgactcagcttgctcacagcaaaagagatgtcaggcctcgtggcactcgccaaatacataagcgagccaataatctgagaatacctcagttgatctctagcaatccgtcgattctttcgaagcaacacactagcatcatatggagttggagaaggcgtgcagtcgctatacccaaaacgactcaagaccttttccacataatgagactgaagcagtgtgatcccaccattctcatctctcaacagcttgatgtttaagataacatcagctactcctagatccttcatctcaaaacagcgagataagaaatccttaacctccttgattaaatcaagtttggttccaaagatcaatatgtcgtcgacatacagacaaagaataactccttcgcccccaccatagcgatagtacacgcacttgtcaccatcgtttactacaaagccggcagcagttaatgttctttcgaacttctcatgccactccttaggagcttgtttaaggccatataaagactttaataacttgcacacctttccttcctgaccaggtactacaaaaccatctggctgatccatgtaaatttcctccttcaactctccattgaggaaagccgtcttaacgtccatttgatgaacgagaagaccatgtgaggcagccagtgatagtagcacccgaattgtggtcagtctagccacgggtgagtaagtatcaaagaagtcttcaccttctttctgggtataacccttggccacaagccgtgccttgtacttttcaatcgtaccatcaggtctaagcttcttcttgaacacccacttacatcctacaggtttgcacccataaggacggtcagtgatctcccaggtaccgttagctaagatggaatccatctcgctacgtacagcttccttccagtagtcagcatcaggagatgcataggcttctgaaatagtcctgggtgtgtcatccacgaggtacacaatgaaatcatcaccaaaagactttgcagtcctctgtctcttactcctcacaggagttccattgttaccctcaacaggattctcaacgtgttccatcgcaatggtgggttcaggaattacagtgaattcctcactagatggagtaggtatctcctgatttgatgaactcgacatatccttcataggaaatatgtcctcaaagaaagttgcatcatttgattccataatcgtaccaacatgcatgtcggatacctcagattttattatcaaaaatctatagccgatgctatgaaaagcatagcccagaagaacacaatccacggtttttggtccaagcttgcgcttcttgggaattggtatattgactttcgccaaacaaccccaagtacgtaggtaagagagtttcaaccttttcctttcccattcctcaaatggagtcatggtcttatgctttgtgggaactcggtttaggacatgacacgcagtcattagcgcctccccccaccattccttggatagacccgaagtgtctaacatggtgttaaccatatcagttagagttcggttctttctttcggctaccccatttgactggggtgagtagggaggcgtcctctcatggattataccatgttccgcacaaaacagatcaaattcattggaaaaatactctccaccacgatcggacctaagccgtttaatttttcgatcaagttggttctctgcctcagctttatagtttttaaagaaagtcaaagcctcatcttttgatttcagaagatacacataacaatatctagtggagtcatcaatcaacgtcatgaagtatctctttccaccttttgtcaacacgccattcatctcacaaagatcagaatgtataagctctagtggcgccaagtctcttgcctctgcagtcttatgggacttgcgaggttgcttagcttgcacacatacttggcacttggagcctttgacagtagagattttcggaattaaattcatattggctaaccgcgtcatgcaaccaaagttaatatgacagagtcgtgaatgccaaatatcagactcattattgtggcaaacattattaataactttagtgcaaatatctgacaaagataggcggaacaagcctccgcactcatagccttttccaacaaattgtccacacttagaaattacaactttattggattcgaaaaccaacttaaaaccatctcgacataaacgggaaccgctaacgagatttttattgatggacggcacatgatgaacgttcttcagacgcacagtcttccccgaagtaaacttcagatcgaccgtaccaacacctcgaacgatggcatgtgacccgttccccatcagcacgggtgaagtccctgttgcctggtaagaagaaaacatggaggcgtcagcacaaacatgtacattggcaccggtgtcaattaaccaatcaggggattgaaatactgaaaggatggtaggaaaaataccgtaccctgattccttcatatcagtatcaccgatgacaacattagcggacttgccgctcttctcatgttcgcgctcctcaaagcggttaggacacttcggagcccagtgattaggatcaccgcagacatggcaaagtcccttccccttcttatgagaattcttcttgaagttggtagaatgtgatggcttgttctttgtatcaaacttgcctttgccctgagttttgttcttattgtttttgaacttgttgggctgggagttcttcttctgtaccatgtgggcactagaacctccctcagcaactcgagcacgtgtgtcctttgctctcgccttctcttcaacatcaagagtaccaatgagatccgcaacggaaaactcctgtctcttgtgtttcagggaagtagcaaaattgttccacgaaggtggaagcttggcaatgatgcctccggcaacaaatttgtccggcaacacacacttgaagtactcaagttcttttgcgagcgactgtatctcatgagcctgctgtacaacagggcgctcatcagtcatcttgtagtcatagaattgctccatgacgtacaactcgctgccggcgtccgaggcaccaaacttggcctcgagcgcagcccacatgtccttgccgttgtcaaacgacatatacgaatccacaatggagtcatcaagaacactcagaagagcgcctttaaagagggtatcgatcttctcaaaagcttccagctgtgctggattaagatcgccctcaggcttgcccttggtggcatcatagcagcccatggtctgaaaccagtagactgctctcgtgcgccacctcttatattgcgcccccttaaaggcaggcggcttcagatgcgcagcaaaaccactcggagtaaattgcctataatcaggtttttggattgttggaaatatgagcaaattactacgagatttaatccgaataaacagaagataaatcatgaccacatcagcagagattaaactaatcatgcgaactagcatagcagatgaacatatcacatctagggaacatactagaaacatgaattctaccacgatctcgaacaggaaggatagaatcacatacggtgcagcgggtgcagcaccgccggcgttgacgttgtcgcccatgtcgtcgaggatgaggttgccgaggtcggggaagaagtcgtcgttcgcgaagtcgtcgctgccagcagtcgcgcgagtgcgctccccaaaaacctgatcgcccctctcccgtacaggatcacgagaggcggggttccggaggcctgctgtcccttctcgcggtgcacgccggaaggagggatggagaagacttgcttggcggcgcaatgatctggaacggtagtgagaaaccatacgaagcggcggcggctagggtagacgtctgcctggctatatagtgcgggtcgggtaggtcgtgggagtaaaccccacgcccgagtcgtcacgatccaaaagaatcggaaacggttcagtaattaacgcgtccgttaattattaattaatgactcattaattttcccatgcagcaaaaatatagacaacgtgcatagctctatcctcggctcggctcaatcccgcaacccgcgatGCGTTGTGGCGagccgagcgaggaggaggagcgcgcgtgtaggtctcctcttctcatgctcatacaagtggtagaagagctcaccttataaagaggtgcaactctctatcaacttccggggtgggactaaactttagcctcactcactccactcacatatgtgcatgaatgggccaagagaatttcagaattttagttgggctttgggccaaaggcctactagcaaaattccaacagggATTGCCGCTGAGCTGGAGCTCACCGGCGACGAAGAAACGACGCTCCACCGATCCGCCGAGACGCTCTGGGGCTACCGTCAGGAGCTCAAGCTATAATCAAGCGCGTTCATGTAAGCGCCTGAAAATGTCCTGGGCGTCGGTCAAGTCGACTTTGCTGCCGATAAACAGTAAATAAGATGCATACATTGTACTCCCTCGTCCCAACTTAATTATCATTTATACTAGACCATGCCGGCGCGCGTTGTTGCACCCGTCGATTTGTGCGATTTAATGGTAGGCATTGATATGAATATACGGAGACACGTTGTTCAGTAATTTTGTATTGTAATTTTAGCTTGAGATTTTATTTTTAATTGTACCTCCATCCATCCTTTGTTGAATATTGGAAATCAAAGGTATACATGAAATGCCAGGAGGATTAAACAAGCCAAAGATATTGGGCTATTAGTTCGTTCTTGGGCTGGCCCTTTTCAATTTATCTAGAAGTATGATCTTCGACAGGGCCTTGTCTCATGCCTCAGCAGTCTCTAGAATGTGTTCAATGATATTGTTATCCATTTGAAGCAAGGGTATGAAAATATGTCAGATCTGAAAAAGCCATGCGACAAACATAAATTGAGAACATAGGTACCTCTTAGCAGGAATTAGCTAATACTCTAACCATAGAAGAATGGTGTTTGAGGTCAGGCTAATAAATATTATATGGGGTTTAATGGGTGTTTAATATTCAGACATTTAGAAGTATTCAGTATCATTTTGCACCACGCATCTGTAACTGATGTTTTTTGAGGAGAAACAATGATACGTGAGAGGAATTAGAAGCTCCACGCTGCAACTTTTTTTAGGCGTGGACACGTAAGGTCTTGTTCCTCTGCTGAATTTAGGGTAATAATCGTCATTTTGCATATGAATTTACAAACTATGATGAAATGTTAGTTTCTGCATGTCAAGAGAAAGATGAACTGGAAAATGAAAAAGCGCATTTTTATACTAATAGAACGAGATATTACAGCATTGAGATTTAAATATTCTTGGCAGAATAGTAGAAGATTTAAGAAGTGCATTATCTTAATAAGAAATGCATAAGTTGTTTCATTATTCAGTGCACAAGAGGAATAGTTTCTGCAAAACATACTACCGAGACACATTAactgctgaagacaaagttgtTGATCAGCTGATGATACAGTAGCATTCGCACATACGTGATATATTTATTAATGGAAAATGAAATAACTTCAAAAGATGGACGAATGCAGAAGGTCGCCATTTCTATATTTGCTTTTGAAATACGCTGATCGAAGCTCTTTTTATGATAAGTGCATCTTTTACTTTGCCGAAGTTGATTTGTTGGCTTCAGTTCTGTCCCTGTAGTCCATAGAGAAGTTTGTAAATAAATAGTAAGTGGGCATGGTTTTAGTTTGCAAGTTTTGGTGTTACCTTTTTTATGGCTTCTTGCTAGTGCCCTGTGAACCATTTTTGCTTGCAGTAGCAATTTTAGATGGCCCTTCATGTTCCTTGGCAGAAGAGGTGTATCTGTTCCTTTATTCATTGAAAGATCATGGTCATAATCAAGTAAATATATTTGTCAAGGATATAAGAAAATGAGAAATGATTGTACTATTGAATCCAGTGACGGAGAGATCTGTCCTTCACTTTTATCACTTTCATTAGTGTTGTCCATGTCCTTGTCCTCGGGTTCTTTGTTGTTACTGCTAGTGTTTACCTGTAAAAGAGATATACTATAGGTTAGTGTACTACAACTTGAGGCAGGTGGAAGTAAATAAATTGGAAATTTAAATATCTGTTGATGTGCTGCTTGACCCAACGCTAAGTTTGTTGAATTCAAATACATTTGTCTTTGTGTGAATCTGTGTTATGCTGTTCACTTGGAAAGAGAGTAGCCCATAGCGAAGGAACTTCTCCTTGACAATGAAGTGAAGAGTGAATTTATGTCGGTTTACACCATTTAACATTTGCATTAGTTTTGCGACAATGTTGCGATCCAATTCACCATCAAAATCATCTTCTTTACACAATGCTTTTGTTCTGTTTTCAGTTTCACGATCAGTATATCATGTATAACCTGAGCAAATTTGGGCTTACCATCATATCACGATCTGGGAAGCACAATATTTTCATTTGATCCTTCGGTGCCTTGTACAACATTTGTCTTCTGCGCATCTTTCACTTGCTAAATAACCTGCTACATAGCACAGGAACAGTAGGCGGTACTTTGATTATTTCAAACAATCATAGACTGAAATCATATCATGTGAATGAAAGGTACATAGTACAATACATAGATAGTGAGATGAGTCATAATTAAAGGAGGCACAAGAGAAAATTGATACTAACCTTTCCATTAGTCATTGTATTCCAGCAGATTTACCTAGAAGAATGAAAGAAACAAAGCAGTACATAGCTGGAATTCCTTCTTGTAGTGAAGCCTGCAATCATTTGAGATTATGAAATAGACAGAGAACACATCAGTATATGTAGACAACAATTGAGAATTGAAACCAGTGCATCACCTTCTAACCCAGCAGAAGGAGGCTCAAATCTGTCAACGTGTGGAACCTGCGTTTAAAAAAAACAAAGAACAGTATATCACTGAAAATTGAGGAAGAATTGGGTGAACAGTAGATGCAGCAAACAGGGAGAATTGGGCTGGACCCTAGGCATCAAACTTCGCTCTGTGATGGAGAATGGTTTGCAAAAGTGAGCAGTGGTGGAAAAGGATCAGCGGCAAGGTTGGGAATATATGGGCTCGTATGAATTGAATGGAAAATATGAATCGCCATTGTAACTGTCC
The sequence above is drawn from the Triticum aestivum cultivar Chinese Spring chromosome 7A, IWGSC CS RefSeq v2.1, whole genome shotgun sequence genome and encodes:
- the LOC123147323 gene encoding L-lactate dehydrogenase B-like, coding for MSLMKEASSLCKLGFDVDKGAGFFRQVPSPVHDGELIALRPCERLTKVSVIGAGNVGMAIAQTILTEGLADEIALVDAEADRVRGEMLDLQHAAAFLPRVRIVAGTDVLALTRSSDLAIITVPRETAAASRMDQLRRNVALLREVMPTVAEGSPESLLLVVSNPVDVLAYAAWKLSGFPSSRVIGSGTDLDSARLRCLLAEHLDVGAQDMQAYMVSEHGDGALALWWSIRVGGMPVLSYLQKTHSLFDAVGCAGEVIGLKGYTSWAIGYSAASLARSLLRDQRRVHPVSVLAKGFVPGDTHEVFLSLPARLGRRGVLGIVGIAAELELTGDEETTLHRSAETLWGYRQELKL